From Salvelinus namaycush isolate Seneca chromosome 24, SaNama_1.0, whole genome shotgun sequence, one genomic window encodes:
- the LOC120019476 gene encoding zinc finger and BTB domain-containing protein 1-like yields MARPSHSEHVLQQLNNQREWGFLCDCCIAIGDIYFRAHKAMLAACSSYFRMMFIQDQQGTVRMDLSNMQISAECFDLILQLMYLGRIVVGSYEFEALKASMAFLQMYYIPDSLEDLGDIRSASNLTPSSSTSSSTTSPSSSSSAGPAIIGKMMFGVRMYEQQKPGAPESDPKSLPKVAITAVPVRPSILVPVNRPPLVVEDVAPPLVVVASPFLDSVAEQPCDLRKRPSARIATLKERPRFGRTYTCEDCGFVFSCEKLLIEHILTCTNRKAFQVPRTSAETDNDSSKAESSASEGMEEHRVVCKARGDWPDHKSDSNTAIKSVATGTENEPGSARNIPIKVEPEENVVSEMMDGIKVVQVGDIRARHSALNDTMRDPIKCDQEPEAGVSVMNNSNKPFEGHMSSNEDSGIPAKMHKIKEEKKDGESLPCELCGELLTEEYQSAHYISSHMGHICACGRCGQVLIKGWQLQEHAERCGEPQSADTDSHGEEGDTPLPEELQAMDDGLLEGGDLACPHCGLLFQSESLALEHALTCHEQELFRPVLLEDGGVEPDHRRKHFCAICGKGFYQRCHLREHYTVHTKEKQFSCLTCGKQFLRERQLRLHTDMHKGMARYVCPVCDQGTFLKHDHVRHMISHLSAGETICQVCFQIFPSGEHLEKHMDVHLYICGVCGEKFRLRKDMRSHYNSKHTKRLCPA; encoded by the coding sequence ATGGCGAGGCCGAGCCACAGTGAGCATGTCCTGCAGCAGCTCAACAACCAGCGGGAGTGGGGCTTCCTGTGTGACTGCTGCATCGCCATCGGCGACATCTACTTCCGGGCCCACAAGGCCATGCTGGCTGCCTGCAGCTCCTACTTCCGCATGATGTTCATCCAAGACCAACAGGGGACGGTGCGCATGGACCTCAGCAACATGCAGATTAGTGCGGAGTGCTTCGACCTAATCCTGCAGCTCATGTACTTGGGCCGCATCGTGGTGGGCAGCTACGAGTTTGAGGCGCTCAAGGCCTCAATGGCCTTCCTGCAGATGTACTACATCCCCGACTCCCTGGAGGACCTCGGGGACATCAGAAGTGCCTCAAACCTCACACcgtcctcctctacctcttcctccaccacctcgcccagctcctcttcctctgctGGCCCGGCAATTATCGGCAAAATGATGTTTGGAGTCCGCATGTATGAGCAGCAGAAGCCAGGTGCCCCAGAGAGCGATCCCAAAAGTTTGCCCAAAGTTGCAATTACTGCTGTGCCTGTGCGACCAAGCATTCTTGTCCCAGTCAACAGGCCTCCACTCGTGGTGGAGGATGTGGCACCCCCTTTGGTAGTAGTAGCATCACCGTTTCTAGACAGTGTAGCTGAGCAACCTTGTGACCTGCGCAAGAGGCCCAGCGCCCGGATCGCCACCTTAAAAGAGCGCCCCCGCTTCGGACGCACTTACACCTGCGAAGACTGCGGCTTTGTTTTCAGCTGCGAGAAGCTGCTGATTGAGCATATCCTCACCTGCACCAACCGTAAGGCCTTCCAGGTCCCCAGGACCAGCGCAGAGACAGACAATGATTCCAGCAAGGCGGAGAGCTCGGCCTCTGAGGGGATGGAGGAGCACAGGGTGGTCTGCAAGGCTAGAGGAGATTGGCCGGACCACAAATCTGACTCTAACACGGCGATCAAGTCTGTGGCAACTGGTACGGAAAACGAGCCTGGATCTGCCAGAAATATCCCCATCAAGGTGGAGCCGGAAGAAAACGTGGTGTCCGAGATGATGGATGGCATTAAAGTGGTCCAGGTAGGAGATATCAGAGCAAGGCACAGTGCACTCAATGACACTATGAGGGACCCGATTAAATGTGACCAGGAGCCCGAGGCTGGTGTTTCCGTCATGAACAACAGCAACAAGCCATTTGAAGGGCACATGTCCAGCAATGAGGATTCTGGCATACCTGCCAAGATGCACAAGattaaagaggagaagaaggacgGGGAAAGTTTGCCATGTGAGCTGTGCGGAGAACTTCTCACGGAGGAGTACCAGTCAGCCCACTACATCTCCAGCCACATGGGCCACATCTGCGCCTGTGGGAGGTGTGGCCAGGTCCTAATCAAGGGGTGGCAACTGCAGGAGCATGCTGAGCGCTGTGGCGAACCTCAGAGTGCAGACACTGACTCTCATGGGGAGGAAGGCGACACGCCCCTGCCAGAGGAACTGCAGGCCATGGACGATGGGCTGCTGGAGGGGGGCGACCTGGCCTGCCCCCACTGTGGCCTGCTTTTCCAGAGTGAGAGCCTGGCCTTGGAACACGCTCTGACCTGCCACGAGCAGGAGCTGTTCCGCCCTGTCCTGCTGGAGGATGGCGGTGTCGAGCCTGACCATCGGCGCAAGCATTTCTGTGCCATCTGTGGCAAGGGCTTCTACCAGCGCTGCCACCTGCGGGAGCACTACACCGTCCACACCAAGGAGAAGCAGTTCAGCTGTCTGACGTGCGGCAAGCAATTCCTGCGTGAGCGGCAGCTCCGGCTGCACACCGACATGCACAAGGGCATGGCGCGCTACGTCTGCCCCGTGTGCGACCAGGGCACCTTCCTCAAACACGACCATGTGCGCCACATGATCTCGCACCTGTCGGCCGGGGAGACCATCTGCCAGGTGTGCTTTCAAATCTTCCCCAGCGGCGAGCACCTGGAGAAACACATGGATGTGCACCTGTACATCTGTGGCGTCTGTGGGGAGAAGTTTCGCCTTCGCAAGGACATGCGGAGCCACTACAACTCCAAACACACCAAAAGACTGTGTCCTGCCTGA